One genomic window of Moorella glycerini includes the following:
- a CDS encoding redox-sensing transcriptional repressor Rex yields MPFRIKIPRSTIDRLPLYYRCLNLIEEHGIEEISSQVLGVRVGVDPSVIRKDLAWFGELGKRGVGYNVTYLKEAIGRILGLDKEWPFILVGAGKLGMALAEHNRKYGRHFHLVGVFDRDPEKFGLMVGGQRVSPMEEMPAFVKEKDIKIAMLAVPAEEAQKVAHELVKCGIKGILSYAPITLSVPEDVLVYNADYNLDLQRLAYYLSNDGNISWGE; encoded by the coding sequence ATGCCTTTTCGGATTAAAATACCCCGTTCAACTATTGACCGCTTACCTCTTTATTACCGTTGCCTCAATTTAATAGAAGAACACGGGATCGAAGAAATTTCCTCCCAGGTCCTCGGGGTCAGGGTCGGGGTCGACCCTTCGGTAATCCGTAAAGACCTGGCCTGGTTTGGTGAGCTGGGTAAACGCGGCGTGGGTTATAACGTAACCTACCTTAAAGAGGCCATTGGCCGTATCCTGGGCCTGGACAAGGAGTGGCCCTTTATCCTGGTCGGCGCCGGTAAACTGGGTATGGCCCTGGCTGAGCACAACCGGAAATATGGCCGGCATTTTCACCTGGTGGGCGTCTTTGACCGGGACCCGGAAAAATTCGGACTCATGGTTGGTGGGCAACGGGTCAGCCCCATGGAGGAAATGCCTGCTTTTGTGAAAGAGAAGGATATTAAAATCGCCATGCTGGCCGTGCCGGCGGAAGAAGCGCAGAAGGTGGCCCATGAACTGGTTAAATGCGGCATTAAAGGTATCTTAAGCTACGCGCCTATCACCTTAAGCGTGCCGGAAGATGTCCTGGTCTATAACGCCGATTACAACCTCGACCTCCAGCGCCTGGCCTATTACCTCAGTAACGACGGCAATATCTCCTGGGGGGAATAG
- the mltG gene encoding endolytic transglycosylase MltG: MGEELEPSYNLACGRPWHRRLILFLAIIILTVGGSGYFFLTLLAPAKPGAPAVEVTIAPGSSSAVIASSLTSQGIIKSPLAFRLVTMVTGLDRQLKPGHYLISPGLSLREIIGLLAAGKVHEIEFTIPEGYTVRQIAALLQQKGVIQEEDFLRAAARDYPFDFLQGLPSGPEHVQGFLFPDTYRVARGTPAEEIILMMLKRFNQVYQEISREKDPGLELNTRQIVTLASIVEREAKLDAERPLIAGVFVNRLKKGMRLESCATVEYLLPAPKPVLSYQDLQIDSPYNTYRVNGLPPGPIASPGRASLLAALKPAATDYLYFVAKPDGTHYFSRTLAEHNRALARYQAGNGN; this comes from the coding sequence ATGGGGGAAGAGCTGGAACCAAGTTATAATCTAGCTTGCGGGCGGCCCTGGCATCGCCGGTTAATATTGTTCCTGGCAATAATTATTCTGACCGTGGGCGGGAGCGGGTATTTTTTCCTGACCCTGCTGGCCCCGGCGAAGCCCGGTGCCCCGGCCGTAGAGGTAACCATTGCGCCGGGATCAAGTTCCGCCGTCATCGCCAGTAGTCTTACCAGCCAGGGGATAATCAAGAGTCCCCTGGCCTTCCGGCTGGTGACCATGGTTACAGGCCTGGACAGGCAGCTAAAGCCCGGCCATTATTTAATCTCCCCTGGCCTTTCCCTACGGGAGATCATCGGCCTGCTGGCGGCGGGCAAGGTCCATGAGATTGAATTTACCATTCCCGAAGGCTATACTGTGCGCCAGATAGCCGCCCTGCTCCAGCAGAAGGGCGTGATCCAGGAGGAGGATTTCCTCCGGGCTGCAGCCCGGGATTATCCCTTTGATTTTTTGCAGGGCCTGCCTTCCGGTCCGGAACACGTCCAGGGCTTTCTGTTTCCCGACACCTACCGGGTGGCCAGGGGGACGCCGGCGGAGGAGATTATCCTGATGATGCTCAAGCGCTTTAACCAGGTTTACCAGGAAATCAGCCGGGAGAAAGACCCGGGCCTGGAGTTAAATACCCGCCAAATCGTTACCCTGGCTTCCATAGTCGAACGGGAAGCCAAGCTTGATGCAGAACGCCCCCTGATTGCCGGCGTCTTTGTCAACCGCCTGAAAAAGGGCATGCGCCTGGAATCCTGCGCCACGGTGGAATATTTATTGCCCGCGCCCAAGCCCGTCTTATCCTACCAGGACCTGCAGATTGATTCCCCGTATAATACTTACCGGGTCAACGGCCTGCCGCCCGGTCCCATTGCCAGCCCGGGCCGGGCCTCGCTCCTCGCGGCCTTAAAGCCGGCTGCAACTGATTACCTCTATTTTGTCGCCAAACCTGATGGAACACATTATTTTAGCCGTACCCTGGCCGAACACAACCGGGCGCTGGCCCGCTACCAGGCCGGGAACGGTAATTAA
- a CDS encoding VanW family protein — MVRWKLAAFLIFMLGVAGLAVMGIYFSGRIFPGVTIAGWPVGGLPPAAARSKIMELAMAILDREIKLRLDDRLMTTSPRALGMKIDIEATLSRAWALGRAGNLQQRLSVFASQRRRLDLVYQWDQDRLQAELKHLGGDILKEPVDARLEIDNNGQPYLIPSQDGWQVDTESLLARLADSSPGQVIDIPLNRLEPRLTSAALAARKIEKPAGTFTTFFNPADTDRTHNIRLATRTLDGTWLPPGGEFSFNQVVGPRTIERGYREALVIEDRNFVPGIGGGVCQVSSTLYNAALAAGLTIVERQPHGLAIGYVPPGRDATVAYGLIDLKIRNDTPFWYWLKAGVDSDKLAMTFYAAGEAPAAEVVSQVIEKIPPPEEVEVVPYWPPERVEVKQEGKPGFRTRVIRIIHRQGKEGRQEVVSQDLYPPLPRVVRRGQPAEKVVPSPGS; from the coding sequence ATGGTCAGGTGGAAACTGGCAGCATTTCTAATTTTTATGCTGGGAGTGGCCGGCCTGGCCGTAATGGGAATTTATTTTTCCGGCCGCATTTTCCCGGGAGTAACCATTGCCGGCTGGCCGGTCGGAGGGCTGCCGCCGGCTGCTGCCAGGTCAAAAATAATGGAACTGGCCATGGCAATCCTGGACCGGGAAATCAAATTGCGCCTGGATGACAGATTAATGACAACCTCTCCCCGGGCCCTGGGTATGAAAATTGATATTGAGGCTACCCTGTCCCGGGCCTGGGCCCTGGGCCGGGCCGGGAATTTGCAGCAACGCCTGTCTGTCTTCGCATCTCAAAGGCGCCGGCTGGATCTGGTATATCAGTGGGATCAAGACCGCCTCCAGGCAGAATTAAAACACCTGGGCGGCGATATCTTGAAAGAGCCAGTAGATGCGCGCCTGGAAATAGACAATAACGGTCAACCCTACTTAATCCCGTCCCAGGACGGCTGGCAGGTGGATACTGAGAGCTTGCTGGCCCGCCTGGCAGATTCATCCCCGGGGCAGGTAATCGACATCCCCTTGAACCGCCTTGAACCACGTTTGACTTCCGCCGCCCTGGCAGCCCGGAAAATTGAAAAACCAGCCGGGACCTTTACCACCTTTTTTAATCCGGCTGATACCGACCGTACCCACAACATCCGGCTGGCGACCCGCACCCTGGATGGTACCTGGTTACCGCCGGGGGGCGAGTTCTCCTTTAACCAGGTGGTAGGGCCGCGGACCATAGAGCGTGGCTACCGGGAAGCCCTGGTTATCGAAGATCGTAACTTTGTACCCGGCATTGGCGGCGGTGTCTGCCAGGTGTCGTCAACCCTTTATAATGCCGCCCTGGCTGCCGGATTAACCATTGTCGAGCGCCAGCCCCATGGCCTGGCCATAGGTTATGTGCCGCCGGGCCGGGATGCCACCGTAGCCTATGGCCTGATTGATCTTAAAATCCGCAACGATACTCCCTTCTGGTACTGGTTAAAGGCCGGGGTGGATAGTGATAAGCTGGCAATGACCTTTTATGCCGCCGGGGAAGCCCCCGCCGCTGAGGTGGTGAGCCAGGTAATTGAAAAGATCCCCCCGCCGGAAGAAGTGGAAGTGGTACCCTACTGGCCTCCTGAAAGGGTGGAAGTTAAACAGGAGGGAAAACCGGGTTTCCGCACCAGGGTTATCAGGATTATCCACCGGCAGGGAAAAGAAGGACGGCAAGAGGTTGTTTCCCAGGATTTATACCCGCCTCTACCCCGGGTCGTCCGCCGGGGTCAACCTGCGGAAAAGGTTGTACCTTCCCCCGGGTCCTGA
- a CDS encoding DUF1292 domain-containing protein, which produces MADQENTVVLTDDEGQEHEFVVVDILNVEDDEYAILLPVASGDTGAGEAIVLKIGLDDDGNEILYEIEDEDEWQRVAQAWEDALGEEEEEEE; this is translated from the coding sequence ATGGCCGACCAGGAAAACACCGTCGTCCTGACAGATGATGAAGGGCAGGAGCATGAGTTTGTAGTCGTAGATATCCTCAATGTCGAAGATGATGAGTATGCCATCCTGTTACCAGTGGCAAGCGGCGATACCGGCGCAGGTGAAGCCATTGTTTTAAAGATTGGCCTGGATGACGATGGCAACGAGATCCTCTATGAGATTGAGGATGAAGACGAATGGCAAAGGGTGGCCCAGGCCTGGGAAGACGCCCTGGGTGAAGAAGAGGAAGAGGAAGAGTGA
- the ruvX gene encoding Holliday junction resolvase RuvX, which produces MRIMGLDVGSKTIGVAVSDPLGWTAQGVTTIRRKSTAADVETLKQLVARYGVEEVVVGLPRNMNGTFGPRAGEARAFAARLEADLGLPVHLYDERLTTVAADKILLEADLSRRRRRAVVDQVAASIILQGYLDRRGQNGV; this is translated from the coding sequence TTGCGCATTATGGGACTGGATGTCGGCAGCAAAACCATTGGCGTAGCCGTTAGCGATCCTTTAGGCTGGACGGCCCAAGGCGTGACCACCATTCGTCGGAAAAGTACGGCTGCCGATGTGGAGACCCTGAAGCAATTAGTTGCCAGGTACGGTGTCGAAGAGGTGGTGGTCGGGCTCCCCCGCAATATGAACGGTACCTTCGGGCCCCGGGCTGGAGAAGCCCGCGCCTTTGCCGCCAGGCTAGAGGCGGATCTGGGCCTGCCGGTGCACCTTTATGACGAACGCCTCACTACCGTAGCGGCCGATAAAATCCTCCTGGAGGCCGATCTTTCCCGCCGCCGGCGGCGGGCCGTTGTCGACCAGGTAGCGGCCAGTATAATTTTACAGGGATACCTTGACCGGCGGGGGCAAAATGGGGTATGA
- a CDS encoding aldo/keto reductase, whose protein sequence is MFYTTLGASGIRVSRLCFGSLTIGPLQAGLSIATGASLIRRALELGVNFIDTAQCYANYPYIKAALQGWQEPVVVATKSYDYTAAGMARSLEEARRELDREVIDIFLLHEQETALTLAGHRPALEYLLEAKERGLVRAVGISSHAVAAVRAAAMMPEVDIIHPLYNQAGLGILDGSREEMLAAITLAHTNGKGIYAMKALGGGHLVSQARQALEFVLATPVIDAVAVGMQSLAEVEVNVAWISGREPAAELLVEVQGRGRRLLVEDWCRGCGSCVKRCPQGALELAGGRVVVEPDKCILCGYCAGACRDFCLKVI, encoded by the coding sequence ATGTTTTATACCACCCTGGGAGCCAGCGGGATCAGGGTATCCCGCCTGTGCTTTGGCTCTTTAACCATAGGCCCGCTCCAGGCGGGCCTGAGTATTGCTACCGGGGCCAGCCTCATTCGCCGTGCCCTGGAGCTGGGCGTCAACTTTATCGACACAGCTCAGTGTTACGCCAATTATCCTTATATCAAGGCCGCCCTGCAGGGCTGGCAGGAACCGGTGGTCGTGGCCACCAAGTCCTACGACTACACGGCAGCAGGTATGGCCCGGAGCTTAGAAGAGGCCCGGCGGGAGCTGGACCGGGAAGTTATTGATATCTTTTTACTCCACGAGCAGGAAACGGCCCTGACCCTGGCCGGCCACCGGCCGGCCCTGGAGTACCTCCTGGAAGCCAAAGAACGCGGCCTGGTGCGGGCCGTGGGTATCTCTTCCCATGCGGTAGCAGCGGTACGGGCGGCAGCCATGATGCCGGAGGTGGACATTATCCATCCCCTGTACAACCAGGCGGGGCTGGGGATACTGGACGGCAGCAGGGAGGAGATGCTGGCTGCCATTACCCTGGCCCATACTAACGGCAAGGGGATCTATGCCATGAAGGCCCTGGGTGGCGGCCACCTGGTATCACAAGCGCGGCAGGCCCTGGAGTTTGTCCTGGCCACCCCGGTCATTGATGCCGTAGCCGTGGGCATGCAGTCCCTGGCCGAGGTAGAGGTGAATGTCGCCTGGATTAGCGGCCGGGAACCGGCGGCGGAATTGCTGGTGGAGGTCCAGGGGCGGGGGCGCCGGCTCCTGGTGGAAGATTGGTGCCGGGGTTGCGGGTCCTGCGTCAAGCGCTGTCCCCAGGGAGCCCTGGAACTGGCAGGCGGGCGGGTGGTAGTCGAACCGGATAAGTGCATCCTCTGCGGTTATTGCGCCGGCGCCTGCCGCGATTTTTGCCTTAAGGTGATTTGA
- a CDS encoding IreB family regulatory phosphoprotein — protein sequence MSGDMQETMMFKVEKEEKVKVRDVLAEVQAALKEKGYDPINQLIGYLLSGDPAYITSHRGARNLIRRVERDEIIAELLKSYLT from the coding sequence ATGTCCGGGGACATGCAGGAAACAATGATGTTTAAAGTGGAGAAAGAGGAGAAGGTTAAGGTCCGGGATGTGCTGGCAGAAGTGCAGGCAGCTTTAAAGGAAAAGGGGTACGATCCCATAAACCAGTTAATCGGTTATCTCCTTTCAGGGGACCCGGCTTACATTACCAGCCATAGGGGGGCCCGTAATTTGATTCGGAGGGTGGAGCGGGACGAAATCATCGCTGAGTTACTGAAGAGTTATTTAACTTAA
- the alaS gene encoding alanine--tRNA ligase: MTGNELRERFLSFFAGKGHTIVPSSSLVPANDPTLLFTNAGMVQFKDVFLGLDRRPFKRATTAQKCVRAGGKHNDLDTVGRTARHHTFFEMLGNFSFGDYFKGEAIAYAWEFLTRVLELPPERLWITVYQDDDEAYRLWQEVASVPAERIVRMGEKDNFWAMGDTGPCGPCSEIIYDRGPEHACRSNPCALGACDCDRWLEIWNLVFMQYERDAGGNLTPLPRPSIDTGMGLERVASVLQGVDSNFDTDLLQPLIRAMEGLSGRNYDRGEAGFPFRVIADHARACTFLIADGVLPGNEGRSYVLRRILRRAARFGKTLGVEEPFLYRLVATVVNIMGQSYPEVAGQQGYIERVIRQEEERFHETLNDGMRVLSGILERAGGEGRQTITGQEAFTLYDTYGFPLDLTEEIAGEQGFKVDRAGFEDAMAAQRERARAAREDVKAYEFALAFAGNLGDIGGTEFTGYERLEDTGKVLALVRDGERVSSLVAGESGHVVLDRTPCYPEGGGQVGDQGSLSWTSGAAMVQDTRRLPDGKIVHQVAVTAGNLTAGQEVKVMVDRERRLATARNHTATHLLHRALKNVLGEHASQAGSLVTPERLRFDFTHFAPLTEEELRAIEKEVNVRVLAGLPVTTLETSLEEAKAMGATALFGEKYGERVRVVKIDAYSLELCGGTHLRSTSEVGLFRLTGESSIGAGVRRVEAVTGAAALDLVSREYQELAAVAGLLKVPPFQVAGRVQQLLDKGKEMEREITRLRNQLAGYTVRELLGQVREVDGIPVLQARVDIADAQALRELADKVRDKLGSGVVVLGSQHDGRVNFVAMVSKDLVKRGVHAGNLLREVARIAAGGGGGRADMAQAGGKDPSKLDQALAYSLKVVAQQVR, from the coding sequence GGGCCTGGACCGGCGCCCTTTCAAACGGGCGACGACGGCCCAGAAGTGTGTTCGCGCCGGGGGCAAACATAATGACCTGGATACCGTGGGGCGTACCGCCCGTCACCATACCTTTTTTGAAATGCTTGGTAATTTCTCTTTCGGCGATTACTTCAAGGGCGAGGCCATTGCCTATGCGTGGGAGTTTTTAACCAGGGTCCTGGAATTGCCGCCGGAACGCCTCTGGATTACCGTCTACCAGGATGACGATGAGGCCTACCGGCTGTGGCAGGAAGTAGCCAGCGTGCCGGCGGAACGGATTGTGCGCATGGGGGAGAAAGATAACTTCTGGGCCATGGGCGATACCGGCCCCTGCGGTCCCTGCAGCGAGATTATCTACGACCGCGGGCCGGAGCATGCCTGCCGCTCCAACCCCTGCGCCCTGGGGGCCTGCGACTGTGACCGCTGGCTGGAGATCTGGAACCTGGTTTTTATGCAGTATGAACGGGATGCCGGCGGTAATTTAACGCCTCTACCCCGGCCCAGTATTGACACCGGCATGGGGCTGGAACGGGTGGCATCGGTTTTACAGGGGGTGGACAGCAATTTTGATACCGACCTCCTGCAGCCTTTGATCAGGGCCATGGAAGGCCTCAGCGGGCGGAACTACGACCGGGGGGAGGCCGGTTTTCCCTTCCGGGTCATTGCCGACCATGCCCGGGCTTGTACCTTCCTTATTGCCGACGGCGTTTTACCGGGGAATGAGGGCCGCAGCTATGTCCTGCGCCGGATTTTACGCCGGGCGGCCCGCTTTGGCAAGACCCTGGGGGTGGAAGAGCCTTTCCTGTACCGCCTGGTAGCCACGGTGGTCAATATTATGGGGCAGTCCTACCCTGAAGTAGCAGGGCAGCAGGGGTACATCGAGCGGGTAATTCGCCAGGAAGAAGAGCGTTTCCATGAAACTTTAAATGATGGCATGCGGGTCTTAAGCGGTATCCTGGAGCGCGCCGGGGGAGAAGGCCGGCAAACAATAACCGGGCAGGAAGCCTTTACTTTATACGACACCTATGGTTTCCCCCTTGATTTGACGGAAGAAATTGCTGGCGAGCAGGGCTTTAAGGTCGACCGGGCCGGTTTTGAAGATGCCATGGCAGCCCAGCGGGAACGGGCGCGGGCGGCCCGGGAAGATGTTAAGGCTTATGAATTTGCCCTGGCCTTTGCCGGCAACCTGGGGGACATCGGCGGCACGGAATTCACCGGCTACGAGCGGCTGGAAGACACAGGTAAAGTCCTGGCCCTGGTCCGGGACGGTGAGCGAGTCTCTTCCCTGGTCGCGGGCGAAAGCGGCCATGTCGTCCTGGACCGGACACCCTGCTACCCGGAGGGCGGCGGCCAGGTGGGGGACCAGGGCAGTTTAAGCTGGACGAGCGGCGCGGCCATGGTCCAGGATACCCGGCGCCTGCCCGATGGGAAGATTGTGCACCAGGTGGCGGTAACTGCCGGAAATCTAACAGCCGGGCAGGAAGTGAAAGTGATGGTGGACAGGGAGCGTCGCCTGGCCACGGCCAGGAATCACACAGCGACCCACCTGTTGCACCGGGCTTTAAAGAATGTCCTGGGTGAACATGCCAGCCAGGCCGGCTCCCTGGTAACGCCGGAAAGGCTGCGCTTTGATTTTACCCATTTTGCTCCCTTAACCGAAGAAGAGCTCAGGGCTATCGAAAAAGAAGTCAATGTTAGGGTTTTAGCCGGTTTACCGGTAACGACCCTGGAGACTTCCCTCGAGGAAGCAAAGGCCATGGGGGCCACGGCCCTCTTTGGCGAGAAATACGGCGAACGGGTGCGGGTAGTAAAGATTGATGCCTATAGCCTGGAACTGTGCGGCGGTACCCACCTGCGCTCCACCAGCGAGGTTGGTCTTTTCCGGCTGACGGGCGAGAGCAGCATTGGTGCCGGCGTGCGCCGGGTAGAAGCGGTAACGGGAGCGGCCGCCCTGGACCTGGTAAGCCGGGAGTACCAGGAACTGGCCGCCGTTGCCGGTTTGCTCAAAGTACCGCCCTTCCAGGTAGCCGGGCGGGTGCAGCAGCTCCTGGATAAAGGCAAGGAAATGGAGCGGGAAATCACCAGGTTACGTAACCAGCTGGCCGGTTATACCGTAAGAGAGCTGCTGGGCCAGGTTCGGGAAGTAGACGGGATACCGGTGTTGCAGGCCCGGGTTGATATAGCCGATGCTCAGGCCTTACGGGAGCTGGCCGATAAAGTACGGGATAAGCTGGGTTCAGGCGTGGTGGTACTGGGTTCCCAGCATGACGGCCGCGTTAATTTTGTCGCCATGGTGAGCAAAGACCTGGTAAAGCGGGGCGTCCATGCCGGGAATTTATTGCGCGAAGTGGCCCGGATTGCTGCCGGCGGCGGCGGAGGCCGGGCGGATATGGCTCAGGCCGGCGGCAAGGATCCCAGCAAGCTGGACCAGGCGCTGGCCTACAGCCTTAAGGTAGTGGCCCAACAGGTTCGTTAA